One window of the Macaca thibetana thibetana isolate TM-01 chromosome 1, ASM2454274v1, whole genome shotgun sequence genome contains the following:
- the H3-4 gene encoding histone H3.1t, with amino-acid sequence MARTKQTARKSTGGKAPRKQLATKVARKSAPATGGVKKPHRYRPGTVALREIRRYQKSTELLIRKLPFQRLVREIAQDFKTDLRFQSSAVMALQEACESYLVGLFEDTNLCAIHAKRVTIMPKDIQLARRIRGERA; translated from the coding sequence ATGGCCCGAACCAAGCAGACTGCGCGCAAGTCGACGGGTGGCAAGGCGCCACGCAAGCAGCTGGCCACTAAGGTGGCTCGCAAGAGCGCACCCGCCACTGGCGGCGTGAAGAAGCCGCACCGCTACCGACCTGGCACAGTGGCGCTTCGCGAGATCCGCCGCTACCAGAAGTCCACTGAGCTGCTAATCCGCAAGCTGCCCTTCCAGCGGCTGGTGCGCGAGATCGCTCAGGACTTTAAGACCGACCTGCGCTTCCAGAGCTCGGCCGTGATGGCGCTGCAGGAGGCGTGCGAGTCTTACCTGGTTGGGCTGTTCGAGGACACCAACCTGTGTGCCATCCACGCCAAACGGGTCACCATCATGCCCAAGGACATCCAGCTGGCACGCCGTATCCGTGGGGAGCGGGCCTAG